The DNA segment GTTGGCTCAAAGCCAGGGCTTTCTGCAATTCGGCGATTTCCGCGAAGTTTTGGTTCAGCGGTTCGCATTTGCCGGGAGCTGTGCCGCACGAGGTTGGCTTCAGCCATTGCGAGGCCGCAATATTGTCGGAACAGGAAAATGCTGGAATCGGGTTCAAAAAAAGATTGGGTTCGTTTTTCATGGTCAGCTCTGTCGGTAAAGGGATTGTGTAGGCCGTTTTCCGGCGACTTTTTTACCGTATCGATCAAGAGCCGTGCCATTGCGGATTTAATCGAATCAAGATGCTGCAATTCATTGAAATGAAATTGTTTTTATTGTAAGGCCTGGCGGGAGCACTGCTCCGGCAACCCTAGGATTGGCGCAACGGAGACGAAATATCGCTAAGCGCACGATATTTCGTATTTTTAACGCGGTCTAGTGCTTGGCCTTGACGGGCAAGTCAGCGTTGGCGAAACCGGATGTCGCCGAACAGTTCCTTCAATTCTCTCGGTTGGCAGCGCCAATATTGCCGTGGAGCGTCAACCTGTGCGCCGAGTTTCGCCGCGGCATGCCAGGGCCAGCGCGGATCGTACAGAATGCCGCGAGCGATCGCGACCAAGTCGGCCCGGCCTTCGGCAATTATGGCTTCGGCCGCTTCCGCTTCGGTAATCAAACCCACTGCAATCGTCGGCAACCCGCAACCGGCACGAATCGCTTCTGCCAACGGCACTTGGTAGTTGGGGCCTAACGGGATTTTCTGTTGCGGCGACAGGCCGCCGCTGGAGACGTGAATGAAGGCGCAACCGCGCGCTTTCAATTGGTTGGCAAACACGATGCTTTGCTCGACATCCCAGCCGCCGGCCACCCAATCGGTTGCCGAAATCCTGACTCCGATCGGTATTCGCTCGGAAACCGCGCTGCGCATCGCCGCAAATACTTCCAGCGGAAAGCGCATCCGGTTTTCCAGCGAACCGCCAAATTCGTCATCCCGCAGGTTGGCCAGCGGCGACAAAAACTGGTGTAACAGATAGCCGTGTGCGGCGTGGATTTCGATCGCGTCGACGCCGATCTGTTGCGCCCGTTGTGCCGCCGATACGAAAGCCTGCTCGATTTGCACCATGTCGAGCTGGCTCAGTTCTTGAGGTGGCATATCCTCGGGCATGAAAGCCAGCGGAGACGGGGCGACGGGCTGCCAGCCGCCGTCGTTTGCGCCCAACGGATGGCCGCCGTCCCATGGTGGCGCGGTAGAGGCTTTGCGGCCGGCGTGGGCGATTTGAATCGCAATCGGCATCGGCGAATAGCGCCGAATCGAATCCAGGATTTTACCCAAGGCCGCCGCGCAGGCGTCGGACCAAAGGCCGAGGTCGGCCGGCGAGATGCGGCCGCGGGCTTCGACTGCGGTGGCTTCGATGATCAGCAGCCCGGCGCCGGACAGTGCCAGATTGCCGAGATGGATCTGGTGCCAATCGGAGGCTATGCCGTCGACGGCCGAATATTGGCACATGGGGGCGATCACAATCCGGTTGGGTAAGGTAATCGGGCCTAAACAAAACGCTGTGAATAGTTGGCTCATGGCGTACGTCGGGAAAGTCTTGGTCGGTGAGGCGTGAGTCTATGGGCTGGCGGAGGGATTGGCAATATTGCCTGGCAGTACTGCCACACCTGTCATTCCGCTGCCAGTGCTGTCATTCCGGCATATTGAAAAAATTGATTGTGAACGGAGTCAAATAATTGATTCTAAAAATTTTATAGATATTGGCACAAGGCATGCTTTGTATAGGGTTAAGGAATTCGTTCCGTACTATCCAACGTTATATTACTGATGCAAAGAAGGATGAAAAAAGTGGACAAATATTTGCCTGGATTACGCTTAGTCTTAATCGCCCTATCCCTAACCTTGTTTGCGGAACATGCTGTCTCCGCGACATTAATCGACGACTTTTCCGATTTTCAAGCAGTCGATAACGGTAGCGACGGTCCGGTGGCCATCGTCGGTTCCGGCTTGAATGGTATTACCCGCACGCTGACCGCGACCCCGTTTTCGAATGGCGATACCTCCGAGGTGGTGGTTGAAGCGGGTTTGCTGACCGTCAGCAACGGTCCGAGCGGTGGTATTGCCAGCGTTTTCTATAGCTTCGACACGATCGATCTGGCCTCATTGGCGGGTGCATTTACGTTTGCTACCGAATTTATGGATTTGAGCCACCAAGTGCAGTTGATTGCCAATGGCAGCTCGATTTTCGGCTTTACCGATTTGGGGCTGGGCCAGCATGTCATCGCCTTTACCCAGTTTTCCGATCCAGGCGTGTTTTCCAATTTGAATAGCCTAGAACTCAAATTTCAAGGAAGAGACGCTTGGGATGCGCAATTCAAGCTGTTAGCAACTTCTAACAACACGGTACCCGAGCCGCCGGTAGTCGCTCTGTTAGCGATCGGATTGCTGGCGACCAGCTTCAGATCGCCGAAAAAAAATGTTGCTCTTCAAGCTGTGAAGCGCGAATCCATTTCCGTTTAACGTCAGGACTATTCCCCATGTTTATAAAAGCCTTGAAATCCAGTTTGTCGGCCTTGTCGCTGCTCTGCACCCTGTTTATCACGCCTTATGCTGATGCCAGCGTTTTGACGATCGATAATTTTAGCCACGCCCAGACGGCGATTGACCGAGGCAATTCGGTCGGTAGTCCGACTACCGTCAATCAATTGACCGGTACCGATTTGACCAATGCCTCGCGTACCTTTATTGCCGTAGCCAGCGGTACGACGTATGCCAATAAGGAAGAAATCGTTTCCGGCGGGAATGTATTGAAAATCGTCAACGGTGGTACTTCGGCCGGCACGGCGTCTATCATTTGGAATTTCGATCCGATCAACTTTAAGGCTTATGGCAACGCGATTTTGTTGGAGATATTGAGCATTGATTTGGGCGTGAAAGTTGAAATGGTCGCGAACGGAACTTCGACTAGCGGTGTGCAAAGTTTCAGCGGTCCAGGAAATTTTTGGCTCGGGTTCGACGCATTCAGCAATCCCGCCGTGTTTTCCAGCGTCAATAGTTTTCGCCTGAACTTTTCCGGCCCGGCGGCTTGGGACGGACAATTCCGGGTGTTGGCGACCACTACTCCGGTGCCCGTGCCTGCGGCATTCGTGTTGATGGGTAGCGTACTGTTGGGCGGACTCGGCATCCGGCGTCGACCAGGCCGCTAATTTCAGCCCCCTAAAAACCAGGCGCTGGGTTACAGGCCTGGTTTTTTGTTGTCTGAAGAATCACGTCGCTGCCTTTGTAATTTTCACTACTGGGGGTGGAGCGCAGGCATTTTAGGTTTGGCATTGGACAAGCCTGTTTTGCGCGGTAATTTCTTCAGTTAGCAAGGCTTTGCCTTGCTATAAAAATAACCGATTGCAGGGGAGAAACTTATGGGACCGTATTACCGCGCAACATCGCAAACCACAGGAGCATTTTTCGACACGTTTTACCAACACCCGATTTTGATGTTGTTTCTGGTCGCCGGTGTGGTTGGCTTAGGTGTCTGGTTTTGGCGAAAATCCGGCAAGCCGTCCGCCTAGCATGGTGTTGCCGGCGGGTGAGTAATGTGCGAACGCTTTATCGCCGGATCGAGGGTTGCTATTTAGACGGTTTCCGTTGGCTGTTGCGCCAAAAGTAAAACAAAGCCAGCGCGGTGGCGAGAGCTAACGCTGACAGCATGAATCTCGGCTCGGCTACCTGCAGAGAACGGTTGTCATCTTTGAATTTAAATTTGGTCAACACCCCTAAAGCCGGGTCGCTGATATCGATAGAGATGGATTTTGCCGGCAGGTTGAGTAACTGAAGCTCGCTACCGTCGAAAGGTTTGTTGTTACGGGTATCGGTACTGACCATGCCCGGATACAGCGGAGTTTGCGCCAATTGCGCGACACTGAGTTTGCCGGCAATTTCTTGTTCCAGTTCTTTGCTGGTTTTACCGTCGGTTTTGATTCGGATCGGAGTTTGACCGTCGATGGCAATTGCGATTTCGCCCTGAGAAGCCGAATGCGCTTTTTTGGCGGTGAAGTCGTCCAAATATTCCACGTCGGCGGTATACACCAAATCAATCGCCACCTGCACACCCTCGCTGTTGAAACTTTTATCGGACAAGTCGTACTTAAGTGATTGATTGGAATAGTCGCGAATCGTGACGTTGGTTACCGAATATCCGGCTTTGTTGGTAATCACCAGTTCTGGCTGTTCCTTGGGTTGGGCCACGGTGACCCCGCGCCAGTTAGGGTCGAGTTGGACCATGCCGTCCTTCATTGCGGTCCACAGCTTTTTGGCTATATAAGCCTCTGGTTTGTCGTGGTCCAATTTTGACGAGTTCAAAAAACTTAAACCGGTGGACCGGTAGGTTTCGCCGTCGTCGATACGCCACTCCACGGTATAGGAGAACAAAGAGTCGCTGGCCCGGCGCGGAAGCCCTGTGTGGATGCGCAGCTGGTCCTGAGCCGCCGCCGTGTTTGCCGCGATGGCGGGTTGGAATTGAACCATGAAAACCGGTAATAGCAGGGCGGGCATGAATTTACGGATCGGTGTGGGCTTCATTTCAATTCCAGGCAATGGCCGTTAAATAATTCAACGTTAGCACAAGCGGCCGGAAAAGACATACTGCACTGTATGTGGGGTAATCCGCGCGGCGCTTCCCCTGAAATTGGTGATGGTCGAGTTAGCCGCGCGATTGCAGGGCTTGCAATTCGACCGGGGTGTTGATGTTGGCAAAAATCTCGGGTGTAGCGCTGAAATCGACTTCCATCAGCGGGTGTTGCCGAAACCAAGTCTGCAATCTACGCTCGCCGCGCAGTAAGTAGTCCTTTAAATCGTCGCGTAAATGGGTCTGAATGGCCGCGAACACCGGATGTAAACGCTCGCCGTCGAAAGCTACCGCAATGTCGGCGCTACTGCCGTGTAAGGCCCGCAGCAGCTTTTGCAAATGTTCGGTGCGGACGAAAGGCGAATCGCACGGTGCGGTCAGTAATATGCCCGCCGGTGCGGTTTGCAATGCGGCGAGAATACCGGCCAACGGGCCGTCGAAGTTGGCGCTGGCGTCGCTGATCACCGGGTAGCCGAAGCCGCGGTATAGCTCCTGGTTACGGTTGGCGCTGATCACCAACGTGTCGGTAAGCGGCGCTAACGCCGCCAGCGCATAGCTGACCAAGGGCCGGTTGTCGAACAAAATCAGTCCCTTGTCTTGCTGCTGCATCCGTCGCGCCAAACCGCCGGCCAGCACCACGCCGCTCACTTTGTTTTGCCCGTTCATGATGGTAAGCTTTGCCGATGTTTAACAGAGCCGTCATTTTCGCAAGCTTGCCGCTGATTGCAAGCTGCGCCGGTCCCGCACTGCACACCGAGACGGTGACGTATTACCAGGTCGAGACCAACAAACCGTATGACGAGGTTCTGGCCGAATTGCAGGTGGCGATTGCCGAGCACAATTTTCGGATCACCGGCCATAGCCGGGTCGGCAAGGTGATTCGAGAACGTGGCGCGGAGAATTTTCCCGAATACGACACGCTACAATTTTGCAATTTGACCTTGGCGAAAACGGTACTGGACATCACGCCGCACGCCATCGCTTACATGCCCTGTAATGTCGTCACCTATCAGTTCGAGGGTAAAACCATCGTGCGTACCCATTTGTTGCCGGACGATACCGGCAATCCGGCACTGAACAAATTTGCCGGCGAAATGAACCCGCAATTGAAGCAAATTGTCGATTTCGCCGCCGAACAGTAACTTTTAACTACTATAAACAGCCAGCACCATGAAAAACTTTTTGATCCCGATGCTCAGCGTTTTGGTTTTGCTTAGCGGTTGCGCCGTCACCGAACAGAGCGCCAAACCGGATGCCGAAGCTGCCGCGGCCGAGCCGGCGCCAATTGTCAACGATTACCCGACTCGCGACCGAGTCGATTACGTTTTGGAATGCGTCGCCAAACACGGCGGCTTGACCTACATCAGCCAATACGCCTGCGGCTGCAAGATCGACAAGATCGCCGAGAAATTGAGTTTTGCCGAATACGAAGCGGCCAGAACCTTCAGCCAGATGCAGAAAACCGCCGGAGAAGCCGGCGCCGCGTTCCGCGACCCCAAGCAATCCAAGGATTTGCGCACCCGCTTGAAGGAAGCCGAAGCCGAAGCCGAGAAAGCCTGTTTCGTCAAATAAACGGCTCCGCCACTCCAGGGCTCTAGCGTCGCTAAAGCCCTTTATGATTTGCACATTTTTATCTTGCCTTTTTCGGCATGTCGGGCCTGTCGATCATGTTCAATACCTCCGCGATCCAATATCCTAAATTCAAATTGGCGATTCTGGCATTGCTGGCGCTGAATGCCGTCATCTACGGTTTTACCGATACGCTGACCAGTTTTACCGACGCCTTGGTCTGGCTGGTGTTACTGGTGATTTACGAACTGGAAGCGAACAAGGTCGAGTTGCCGCTGGGGGAAACAGCCATGCGCCGTTTACGCAGCGGTTTGATCGCGGTGATCGGGTTGGTTTTCGGTAGCTATTGGCGCGACAACGAATGGCTGGATATCGCCAATTCCGCGCTTTGGTTTGGATTGATTGCGATCTTGGAAACCGAAGTCCGCTGGCCGGACTACGTACGCAGCCACGAGCGGCTGTTTTGGCTGGCGACGATTGTGACTTTTGCCGGTCTGCTGGCGATGGCCGGGATCTGGTTGGCGCGCGGCGCCTGGTTGGACGGCTACGATGCGTTGTTATGGATTGTCGCGTTCGGTTTCATCGAAGTCGATATTTTTTATCTGTTAAAACCCAAGCACGCGGTATAGCCCGGCATGGTCACGCGCTTGGGTGTATTTGCCTTCCTATTGGCGCCGTTGCTACTGAAAGGCCTGTTCGTCGATCATTTTATCTACGAATACACCGGCACCCGTTTCCTGGGATGGGCTCGGGTATTGGCTAACGACGCGGTGGTCTATGCGGTATTGCTGTTGCTGCTGTACCTGTCGTGCTGGCCAGGTATTTGGCGTGTCGTTTCGGCACTGTTGCGCCTGCTGGCATTAGTCCTGTTTGCGATTTACTGGATCGATTATTTGGTCATCGCCAATTTCGACACCCATCTGGCACTCGGCGATGCGATCAAATACGCCGGCTATTCGCATAAGTACATTCAGCAAATTTACGGACTACCGGATTGGGCCTTGTGGGGAATCTTGCTGATACTGTTGGCTGCGATTGCCGCGTTGGTCTCGGTGCCGTACCGCCTTCCCACCGAACGCAACCGCAAACTGCCGTTGTTTGCTATCGCCGGGCTGCCGTTAATTTCCGGTTTCACTGACAACGACGTTTACGCCCACGCCTGGATTTATAAAAACGTTTTCGATTACAACCTGACCATACGTTCCGAGGCTGAGCCTTACAGCGCCGAGTTTATCCGCGGCTTTCGCTACGACGAAGCGCAAACTTGCCACGCCGAGCCGGCGCAAAGCAAAAACATCGTGATACTGATGGTGGAATCGCTGTCCGCCTACCAAAGTCGTTACTTTTCCGGGATTCGCGATTGGACGCCGCAACTCGATGCCATTGCGGCAAACCATCTGGCGTTTCGTAACTTCTATGCAAACGGGTTCATCACCGAAGACGGCGAAATCGCTTTGCTGACCGGCTTGCCGCCGATCTATTCGCCGTCCAGCTATTCCGACGGCGGTAGCGCGTCTTTTGCCGGGTTTTACGCTGTCGAACAATCGTTGCCGCATCGGCTGAAAGCGCGCGGCTACCGCAGCGAATTTCTGACCAGCGCCGATCTCGAATTCGGCAATACCGGAGTCTGGGCCAACAGCATCGGCTTCGATTATGTCGAGGGCCACGACCATCCCGATTATGCGGGTTGGGAACGGTTTCATTTTCGCGCCGCGCCCGACACAGCTCTTTACCTGCGGGCGCTGGATAGAATCGCCAAAGCTGGACCACAACCGCTGCTGTTGTTCATCAAAACCGTCAGCACCCACCATCCTTATCTCGATCCGGAAACCAAACAAAAATCGGAAGAGGCCGCGTTTCGTTATGCCGACAAACAATTGGGCCATTTTTACCGGCAATTGCAGGACGCCGGATTTTTTCGCAACGGCATACTGCTGATCGTCGGCGACCACCATTCGATGACGCCATTGAAGCAGGAAGAAGCCGCGCACTTCGGCCATTACAAAGCCTCGGCCAAAGTGCCGCTGCTGGTGGTGTCCGCTAGCGGGCACGCAGACGAGGACCGGCAATTTCAACAGACCGACGTGTTCAATACCTTGCAAGGCATGGTTGACGGCAGCCAATGCAGTAGTGCTTGGCAAGGCGTGTTGTGGGGCGAGCATGCTGCGCCGCCGCGCTTTATCGCCCACCGCCGCGGCGACAATCGCGATAAGGTCAGCGTATTCAGCGACGACGGCGACTATCTGGTGAAACTGGACGGCGATACTACCCGACTTGGTAACGCAGCGGCTGAGCCGGCGTTGAGCCGCATGCTGGTCGACAAGATCAATGCCTTGCGCATCGCCCGGCTCAATTGGCTGGCAAAATCCGCCGAAACGTCAAATTGATCCGTGCTTGTTTGATTTGCCGGGTTTTCGGCAGTTCGTGGCGCCAATGGTGTTGCAGCGCGCCGGCCATCACCAGCAAATCGCCGTGGGCCAATTCGATATCCAGTCGCTGTTTGCTGCGGTTGTGACGCAGGCGGAACAGACGGCTGTCGCCGAGGCTAAGCGATGCGATCAACGGATTGGCGCCCAGTTCCGGCTCGTTATCGGCGTGGCAGCCCATCGAATCGCGGCCGTCGCGGTATAAATTGGCCAGCACGCTATTGAAGCGATGCCGGCAAATCGATTCCAGGTCGGCTTTTATCGCCAATAAAGCTCCGTTCCAAGGCAGCGGAGCGTGGTCGACGCCGGAATAGCGGTAATGGGCGTCCGGATCGCCGTACCAAGCCATCAGCCGCGGCACTGTCAGCAAGCGGCCGAAGATTTGGATTTGCTCGGTTTGCCATGCCAGGCCGTGCAGTAGGTCTTGAAAATAACGGTCGGCGGTATTGCTCGGGTAAAACCCGTGCAGCAAATACAGTTCGCCGTCGCACGGCGCCAGATTTTCGGTGTTGGCCGGCATTGCGGCGGCGCTGTCGCTAATCATGCACCCGCCGAATCAGGCTTAGTTGACCAGTAAAATAATCAATTGTGCGGCTATGATGCGCAAAATCATCACCAGCGGATACACCGTCGCATAAGCCATCGACACCGCCGCCGACGGACTCAGATTGTTGGCGAAGGCCAGCGCCGGCGGATCGGTCATGCTGCCGGCCAACAGACCGCACAGCGACAGGAAATTCAATTTATAGAAGATGCGGCCAACCGCAGCAACGGCCAATAGCGGCAGCAAGGTAATCAGTGCGGCGCAGGCCATCCAGTAAAAACCGTCGCCCTTGACCAGGGTTTCGACGAATTGGTCGCCGGAGTGCAGCCCGACGCAGGCCAAAAACAGCACGATGCCGATATCTTTCAAAATGATGTTGGAGCTTTTCGGCAGATGCCAGGTCATCGCGCCCCAATTGCCGATCCGGCTGAGCATGATCGCCACCAGCAAAGGCCCGCCGGCCATGCCCAATTTGACCGCGGACGGGATGCCGGGCAGATATAGCGGAAAACTGCCCAACAACACGCCCAGCGAGATGCCGATAAAGATCGGCATGATTTGCGGATGGTCCAGTTCCTCCAGCGAATTGCCCAGCGCTTTTTCGATGCTGGTCAGTGCATCCTGGCTGCCGACCACGTGCAACTCGTCACCGAATTGCACATGCACGTGGCTGGTCGGCGAAAATTCGACGTCCGGCCGGTGAATCCGCGAGATCGTGACGCCGTAAAGCAGGCAGAGGTTGCCGATGGTTTCATTGATCGCCGCCTTGTTGGTGACCACCAAACGTTTGCTGTGCAGATTGGTGGCAATTTGTTTCAGGTCGATATCCGATTCCGGGCCGATCAGGATTTTCAATTGTTCCAGCGGTTCGCGCTCGCCGACCAGCCTGATCGTATCGCCGACCGTAAGCCGACTGTCCTGGCCGGCGACGTCGACCTGGCCGTTATGCAGAATTCGGGTCATGACCACGTTCATGCCCTCGAAGAACGGAATCTGGCTCAGCATCAGGCCGTTAAGATTGGGGTTTTCGACTTTCAAATCTTTCCAGATCGGTACGTGCGCGTGTTGCTGCTGGTTGTCGTCGAACAGCTTGGCTTCGTGGGCGATATCGATCTTGAACAGACGCTTGTTCAACAGCATCGCCAGAATGATTCCGGCAATGCCGAACGGATAGGCCACGGCGTAACCCAAGCCCGGCATTTTCAGGGTCTCCGGGCCGATATTGGGTAAAGTGTCCAAAACTTGTTGGGCCGCAGCCAGCGATGGCGTGTTGGTCGTCGCTCCGGAAAACAGGCCCACCGCGACCGGCATCGGAATGTCGCCGACGATGCTGATCAGTACCGCTATCAACGCTCCCAGCAAAACCACGGCGGCGGCCAGCCCGTTCAAGCGCAGGCCGTAACGAAAGAAAGCGCTGACGAAGCTGGGACCGACCTGCAAGCCGATGGCGTAAACGAACAATACCAAGCCGAACTCGCGCAGGAAGTGCATGACTTCCGGATTAATGCTGAGATGAAAATGGCCGAAGATCAGGCCGGAGAACAACACGCCGGCGATGCCGAGCTGGATGCCGGCCAGCGACAAGCGGCCCAGCACCAGGCCGCTGGCGACTACCAGACTGATGATGAGTAGCGTGTGGGGTACGGAATCTTGATTGAAAAGCGATAGCAACCAGGACATGGCCTATTCCTTAGGGATGGGATTTACGGGATTTTAGGTTTGCTTACTCAAAACGGCCTGACTATGATGAGTCTTCCCCCGCCGGTGCGAAAGCGCTGACCGGATTGTACAACAAGCCAACCAAGGGTGATCGGGATGAACAATAACTACTACAACATCAAATTATTCGTCATGCTGGGGTTGTTTGCCGCCGGAGCGAATGCGGCGGATATCAATGCCGGCAAAGCCAAGGCGGCGGTTTGCCAGGGCTGCCACGGCAGCGCCGGCGTCAGTAGCAGTCCGCTGTGGCCGAGTTTGGCCGGGCAAGGTGCAATCTACATCGAAAGCCAGTTGAACAAATTCAAGTCCGGCCAACGCGAAAACGAGGTGATGAAACCGATTGCGGCCGGTTTATCGGAAGCCGACATGCAGAATCTGGCGGCTTACTACGCCAGCTTGTCGGGCAAATCGGCGGGTGGCGGGCTTGATGCCATCTTGATCGCTCAGGGTAAGGAAAAAGCCGGCATGTGTCTGGGTTGCCACGGCAATAATGCGCAGGGAACCGGAATGGTGCCCAAACTCGCCGGCCAGCAGCCGCAATATCTGGCCAAGCAACTGGCCGATTTCAAGAAAGGTGCGCGCAAGGCTTCGCAAATGAATGCGATGGCGCAATCGTTGAGCGACGACGATATCAAGGCTTTGGCCGCTTATTTAGGATCGTTGTAGCGGCGATTTGTTCCAGCCATTTGTTTGCCGGCGGATCAGCGGTAGGGAGGTGGCGGCGGAGAACCTGGCGGTGGCGGCGGAATTCTCGCCGGAGTAACCCTTTGCGCAGGGGATTGATCAGAAAATTCTGCCGATACCGGAACCTTGTGGCCTTTGCCGTACATGCACTGAACGTAGGCATTGTCGTAGTTTTGTTGGGTGGCATAACCGGCGCGGCGGGCTTCGCCGCTGCCGGCGATGGTGCCCGCCATTAATCCGGTACCGGCGCCGATGGCAGCACCGCCGCCACCGCCCAAAGCCGCGCCGGCAGCCGCACCGACCGCTGTACCGACGGCGGCGCTGCCAATCTGGCTATCCGCGCTGGCTTGATTCGGTGTGGCGCCGACTTGTCCGCCAGCGTACTGTTGGCACAGATAATCGTCTTGGCGGAATTGCTCGAACGTCATGCCGCTGCCGGGCAAGGCCATCACGCTCGGCCCGGATGGCAGGTGGGCGCAGCCGCCGCTCAGCAAAACAACGCCGACCAAGCCGATAACGCCGTTACGTTTCATGACGCGTCTCCACTCAATTCGGCGGCGTTGGCGCGACTTGGCGCCAGCCGCCGGGGCATTGGTTGATGTAAGGGTAATAGCCGGCCGGATTGTCGCAGTAATACCAATAGCCTTCCGGCAAGGGTGCGTTGGGCGTAGCCGGTCGTTCGCGTTCGATGTAAACCGGCGGTTGGGCCGGAACCGTTATGATTTCCCGCGGATAGTAAGGATATGCCGGGTAGTAGGGATAAGCCGGATAATAAGGCCGCGGAAACACTGGGACTCCCAAGTAAAAACCGAAGCCGGGATGATAGTGGCGGCCGAAACCATGGACGTGGTGGTGCGGGCCGGCGTCGGCGCCGAATGCCAACACCGACATGACCACACCTGCGGCCAGCCAAGGCCGGAGTCTAAGTTTGTCTCTATCCATAAAATCCTCAACTGGTTTGCCGACTGGGGAACGGGATATCGATCGTGACGCGCAAGCCGCCGGCTTCGCGGTTTTCGGCGCCGATCCGGCCGCCGTGCGCTTCGATCGCGCGTTGGGCGATGGTCAGGCCCAAGCCGGTGCTTTGGGCTTTCGCCGGTGTGCCGCTGCGAAAAAACGGC comes from the Methylomonas sp. EFPC3 genome and includes:
- a CDS encoding NADH:flavin oxidoreductase/NADH oxidase, with translation MSQLFTAFCLGPITLPNRIVIAPMCQYSAVDGIASDWHQIHLGNLALSGAGLLIIEATAVEARGRISPADLGLWSDACAAALGKILDSIRRYSPMPIAIQIAHAGRKASTAPPWDGGHPLGANDGGWQPVAPSPLAFMPEDMPPQELSQLDMVQIEQAFVSAAQRAQQIGVDAIEIHAAHGYLLHQFLSPLANLRDDEFGGSLENRMRFPLEVFAAMRSAVSERIPIGVRISATDWVAGGWDVEQSIVFANQLKARGCAFIHVSSGGLSPQQKIPLGPNYQVPLAEAIRAGCGLPTIAVGLITEAEAAEAIIAEGRADLVAIARGILYDPRWPWHAAAKLGAQVDAPRQYWRCQPRELKELFGDIRFRQR
- the mobA gene encoding molybdenum cofactor guanylyltransferase MobA, whose product is MNGQNKVSGVVLAGGLARRMQQQDKGLILFDNRPLVSYALAALAPLTDTLVISANRNQELYRGFGYPVISDASANFDGPLAGILAALQTAPAGILLTAPCDSPFVRTEHLQKLLRALHGSSADIAVAFDGERLHPVFAAIQTHLRDDLKDYLLRGERRLQTWFRQHPLMEVDFSATPEIFANINTPVELQALQSRG
- a CDS encoding DUF302 domain-containing protein, whose protein sequence is MFNRAVIFASLPLIASCAGPALHTETVTYYQVETNKPYDEVLAELQVAIAEHNFRITGHSRVGKVIRERGAENFPEYDTLQFCNLTLAKTVLDITPHAIAYMPCNVVTYQFEGKTIVRTHLLPDDTGNPALNKFAGEMNPQLKQIVDFAAEQ
- a CDS encoding LTA synthase family protein codes for the protein MVTRLGVFAFLLAPLLLKGLFVDHFIYEYTGTRFLGWARVLANDAVVYAVLLLLLYLSCWPGIWRVVSALLRLLALVLFAIYWIDYLVIANFDTHLALGDAIKYAGYSHKYIQQIYGLPDWALWGILLILLAAIAALVSVPYRLPTERNRKLPLFAIAGLPLISGFTDNDVYAHAWIYKNVFDYNLTIRSEAEPYSAEFIRGFRYDEAQTCHAEPAQSKNIVILMVESLSAYQSRYFSGIRDWTPQLDAIAANHLAFRNFYANGFITEDGEIALLTGLPPIYSPSSYSDGGSASFAGFYAVEQSLPHRLKARGYRSEFLTSADLEFGNTGVWANSIGFDYVEGHDHPDYAGWERFHFRAAPDTALYLRALDRIAKAGPQPLLLFIKTVSTHHPYLDPETKQKSEEAAFRYADKQLGHFYRQLQDAGFFRNGILLIVGDHHSMTPLKQEEAAHFGHYKASAKVPLLVVSASGHADEDRQFQQTDVFNTLQGMVDGSQCSSAWQGVLWGEHAAPPRFIAHRRGDNRDKVSVFSDDGDYLVKLDGDTTRLGNAAAEPALSRMLVDKINALRIARLNWLAKSAETSN
- a CDS encoding alpha-ketoglutarate-dependent dioxygenase AlkB, which produces MISDSAAAMPANTENLAPCDGELYLLHGFYPSNTADRYFQDLLHGLAWQTEQIQIFGRLLTVPRLMAWYGDPDAHYRYSGVDHAPLPWNGALLAIKADLESICRHRFNSVLANLYRDGRDSMGCHADNEPELGANPLIASLSLGDSRLFRLRHNRSKQRLDIELAHGDLLVMAGALQHHWRHELPKTRQIKQARINLTFRRILPAN
- a CDS encoding putative transporter, which gives rise to MSWLLSLFNQDSVPHTLLIISLVVASGLVLGRLSLAGIQLGIAGVLFSGLIFGHFHLSINPEVMHFLREFGLVLFVYAIGLQVGPSFVSAFFRYGLRLNGLAAAVVLLGALIAVLISIVGDIPMPVAVGLFSGATTNTPSLAAAQQVLDTLPNIGPETLKMPGLGYAVAYPFGIAGIILAMLLNKRLFKIDIAHEAKLFDDNQQQHAHVPIWKDLKVENPNLNGLMLSQIPFFEGMNVVMTRILHNGQVDVAGQDSRLTVGDTIRLVGEREPLEQLKILIGPESDIDLKQIATNLHSKRLVVTNKAAINETIGNLCLLYGVTISRIHRPDVEFSPTSHVHVQFGDELHVVGSQDALTSIEKALGNSLEELDHPQIMPIFIGISLGVLLGSFPLYLPGIPSAVKLGMAGGPLLVAIMLSRIGNWGAMTWHLPKSSNIILKDIGIVLFLACVGLHSGDQFVETLVKGDGFYWMACAALITLLPLLAVAAVGRIFYKLNFLSLCGLLAGSMTDPPALAFANNLSPSAAVSMAYATVYPLVMILRIIAAQLIILLVN
- a CDS encoding c-type cytochrome; protein product: MNNNYYNIKLFVMLGLFAAGANAADINAGKAKAAVCQGCHGSAGVSSSPLWPSLAGQGAIYIESQLNKFKSGQRENEVMKPIAAGLSEADMQNLAAYYASLSGKSAGGGLDAILIAQGKEKAGMCLGCHGNNAQGTGMVPKLAGQQPQYLAKQLADFKKGARKASQMNAMAQSLSDDDIKALAAYLGSL